A single window of Syntrophotalea acetylenica DNA harbors:
- a CDS encoding AI-2E family transporter, translated as MNKKSEMHRAEQGRLEKRSFLTTLVLVSVLFLILLKPFWGAIFWACIIGLIFSPLYRRLLAAGRPKPNVAALTTLLACLVIGIVPALFVIGSFIQEGVSFYRRLQSGDFDIGARIEQIQTAFPAIRHFFERLNLDFNSVQTQLSDAFLGASGYLAQNAIEFGQGTLQFFINLGLMLYVAFFMLRDGEKLVGLLVRALPLGDEREHLLIAKFAEVVRATVKGNLLVATVQGMLGGFIFWVLDIRGALLWGVVMTLLSLIPVVGAGLIWGPVAIYLFAVGAWPQGLILAAFGAFVIGLADNILRPLLVGRDTKLPDYVVLLSTLGGFALFGINGFVLGPLVAALFIAFWEIFMREFNRPQSGTSKEDAP; from the coding sequence ATGAATAAAAAATCCGAAATGCACAGAGCGGAGCAGGGTCGTCTGGAAAAACGCTCATTCCTGACGACACTGGTGCTGGTGAGCGTGCTCTTCCTGATTTTGCTCAAGCCATTTTGGGGGGCGATTTTCTGGGCATGCATCATCGGCCTGATTTTTTCACCTTTGTACCGCCGTTTGCTGGCAGCAGGCCGGCCCAAACCCAATGTGGCCGCATTGACAACGCTTCTGGCTTGTCTGGTGATAGGCATCGTTCCCGCACTGTTTGTGATTGGCTCGTTTATCCAGGAAGGCGTCAGTTTCTACCGGCGTCTGCAGAGCGGCGATTTCGATATTGGCGCCCGCATCGAACAAATACAGACGGCGTTTCCGGCGATCAGGCATTTTTTCGAGCGTCTCAATCTGGACTTCAACAGTGTCCAGACGCAACTTTCCGATGCGTTTCTCGGTGCCAGCGGCTATCTTGCCCAGAATGCCATTGAATTCGGGCAGGGCACGCTGCAGTTTTTCATCAATCTCGGCCTGATGCTTTATGTAGCGTTTTTCATGCTTCGCGATGGCGAGAAACTGGTGGGCCTGCTCGTGCGCGCCTTGCCGTTGGGGGACGAGCGGGAACATCTGCTTATCGCCAAGTTTGCCGAGGTCGTGCGTGCGACCGTCAAGGGTAATCTGTTGGTTGCCACCGTTCAGGGAATGCTGGGAGGCTTCATATTCTGGGTTCTCGATATCCGGGGTGCTCTGCTTTGGGGCGTGGTGATGACGCTGCTTTCCTTGATTCCGGTTGTTGGCGCCGGGTTGATCTGGGGGCCGGTCGCCATTTATCTGTTTGCTGTTGGTGCATGGCCTCAGGGACTGATTCTTGCCGCATTCGGTGCGTTTGTTATCGGTTTGGCCGACAATATCCTGCGGCCGCTTCTGGTGGGTCGGGATACAAAGCTGCCGGATTATGTCGTGCTGCTTTCAACCCTCGGCGGCTTTGCGTTGTTCGGCATAAACGGTTTTGTGCTCGGGCCCTTGGTAGCCGCACTGTTTATTGCGTTCTGGGAAATTTTCATGCGGGAGTTCAATAGGCCGCAGTCCGGCACATCGAAAGAGGATGCCCCGTAA
- a CDS encoding ABC transporter permease, which yields MKLWIAFWNILLKDFRTYYLKPPNLSWGIIFPIAWTGMFFIKSGRGVESILSVLPGVVGLSILFGTTSLLSVTVTFEKKNHSFERLLLAPIPLELLMLAKTSGAILFGFFNAFVPVVMAAFWVDLSGMRWGVFVAAVFLLSVASTFLGLFIAVAVSEVFEAQTFSNFFRFPMLFLCGLFFPISTLPVFLRPLSYLLPLTYGAAMLHGSVRGEFIMPVFLAMTVLAAFCVGLFLLSLYSIQRRWIA from the coding sequence ATGAAACTCTGGATTGCTTTCTGGAATATCCTGCTCAAGGATTTTCGAACCTATTACCTCAAGCCGCCCAACCTCAGCTGGGGGATCATTTTTCCCATTGCCTGGACAGGTATGTTTTTTATCAAATCAGGCAGGGGGGTGGAGAGTATCTTGTCCGTGCTCCCGGGCGTGGTTGGGCTGTCCATCCTCTTCGGTACCACGTCCTTGCTGTCGGTGACTGTTACTTTTGAAAAGAAAAACCACTCTTTCGAACGGTTGCTGCTGGCGCCCATTCCGCTGGAATTGCTGATGTTGGCCAAAACCTCCGGCGCCATTCTGTTCGGTTTTTTCAATGCCTTTGTACCGGTCGTCATGGCGGCCTTCTGGGTCGATTTGAGCGGCATGCGGTGGGGCGTGTTCGTGGCGGCCGTATTTCTTCTGTCGGTGGCTTCGACTTTTCTGGGGCTTTTTATCGCAGTGGCAGTAAGCGAGGTTTTCGAGGCGCAGACCTTTTCCAATTTTTTCCGTTTTCCGATGCTTTTTCTGTGCGGGCTGTTTTTCCCGATCAGCACGCTTCCGGTGTTTTTACGACCGCTTTCCTATCTGTTGCCTTTGACTTACGGAGCGGCCATGTTGCATGGCTCGGTGCGCGGCGAGTTTATCATGCCGGTGTTTTTGGCCATGACCGTTCTGGCGGCATTCTGTGTCGGCCTGTTTTTGCTGAGCCTTTACAGTATTCAAAGGCGCTGGATTGCCTGA
- a CDS encoding virulence RhuM family protein produces the protein MKKNKDKEIQKPHKKETAIVRSSAAEYLTFVAAGGGSEASVEMRYEDENIWLTQKMMATLYDVSVPAINQHLKRIFADNELTREATVKRYLIVQTEGSREVRREVEHYNLQAIIAIGFKIENERAVQFRKWANQIVKDYTIQGWTMDVERLKRGGNLTDEFFERQLEKIREIRLSERKFYQKITDIYATALDYDRTATATKRFFAAVQNKMHYAIHGQTAAEVIVVRADHRKENMGLTHWEGAPHGKIHQYDVAIAKNYLSEFELAQMQRIVSAYLDMAELQAMRKIPMTMEDWEKRLAGFLKLWDREILQDAGKVSAELAKTHAESEYEKYRIVQDRLFESDFDRMVKQIESAGEEKTEEE, from the coding sequence ATGAAAAAAAATAAGGATAAAGAAATACAGAAGCCTCATAAAAAAGAGACGGCCATTGTTCGCTCCTCGGCAGCCGAATATCTGACCTTTGTCGCGGCTGGGGGAGGATCGGAAGCCAGCGTGGAAATGCGCTACGAGGACGAAAATATCTGGCTGACCCAGAAGATGATGGCGACCCTCTACGATGTTTCGGTGCCCGCCATCAACCAGCACCTGAAGCGCATTTTTGCCGACAATGAACTGACGAGGGAGGCAACTGTTAAGCGATACTTAATAGTTCAAACCGAGGGCAGCCGGGAAGTTCGGCGCGAGGTTGAGCACTACAACCTCCAGGCCATCATCGCCATCGGTTTCAAGATCGAGAATGAGCGGGCGGTGCAGTTTCGCAAATGGGCCAACCAGATCGTCAAGGATTACACCATCCAGGGCTGGACCATGGATGTGGAACGCCTCAAACGCGGCGGCAACCTGACGGATGAGTTCTTTGAGCGCCAACTGGAAAAAATCCGGGAGATCCGGCTTTCCGAGCGCAAGTTCTACCAGAAGATCACCGACATCTACGCCACCGCGCTTGATTACGACCGGACCGCCACGGCCACCAAGCGGTTTTTCGCCGCCGTGCAGAACAAGATGCACTACGCCATCCACGGTCAGACAGCGGCGGAGGTGATTGTAGTCCGCGCCGATCACCGCAAGGAAAACATGGGCCTGACCCATTGGGAAGGTGCGCCCCACGGGAAAATCCATCAATACGATGTCGCCATCGCCAAGAACTATCTCTCCGAGTTCGAACTGGCCCAGATGCAGCGCATCGTCTCCGCCTACCTCGACATGGCCGAGCTTCAGGCCATGCGCAAAATCCCCATGACCATGGAAGACTGGGAAAAACGGTTGGCGGGCTTCCTGAAACTCTGGGACCGGGAGATTCTTCAGGACGCTGGAAAGGTATCTGCCGAGCTGGCCAAAACCCATGCCGAAAGCGAATACGAAAAATACCGCATCGTGCAGGACCGGTTGTTTGAAAGTGATTTCGACCGAATGGTAAAGCAGATCGAATCCGCCGGAGAGGAAAAAACGGAGGAAGAATAA
- a CDS encoding CGGC domain-containing protein, with protein MKVGIIRCQQTEDMCPGNTDFKVAATGKMAFAEIGPCEIIGFVSCGGCPGKRAVQRAKLMVDRGAEAIVLASCISKGNPIGVPCPHFEIMREAIAKKVGDQIRIIDWTH; from the coding sequence ATGAAAGTCGGGATCATCAGATGTCAGCAAACGGAAGACATGTGCCCTGGCAACACGGATTTCAAAGTCGCCGCCACGGGCAAAATGGCCTTCGCGGAAATCGGACCCTGCGAAATCATCGGCTTTGTCAGTTGCGGCGGGTGCCCTGGAAAACGTGCCGTCCAGAGGGCGAAGTTGATGGTGGACCGGGGCGCCGAAGCCATCGTTCTGGCTTCCTGTATTTCAAAGGGAAACCCCATAGGCGTTCCATGCCCACACTTTGAAATCATGCGGGAAGCGATTGCCAAAAAAGTCGGTGACCAAATCCGGATCATCGATTGGACCCATTAA
- the thrC gene encoding threonine synthase — protein sequence MQYMSTRGRISGLDFKDAVMMGLADDGGLLLPQQIPALSRGDIAALTRMAYPDLAFRIISLFAGSIPAADLKHLIDRSYQAFDHDEVTPVVHKDGIYVLELFHGPTLAFKDVALQFLGNMFEYLLKERGAHMNILGATSGDTGSAAIYGVRGKQNINIFILHPHQRVSPIQELQMTTVTDPNVFNLAIRGTFDDGQRIVKEIFGDLAFKSRMALGAINSINWARVLAQVVYYFYAFGRVQRATSCEEVYFSVPTGNFGDIFAGYIAKRMGLPIRRLILATNENDILTRFINQGDYSTAQVVPTPSPSMDIQLASNFERYLFYLYGQNPGRVNDAMSRLAATGRLEFTAEELACVGRDFMAGSATRQETLDTIRAFHAATGYILDPHTAVGVKVGKELTGGEVPLVCLATAHPAKFGDAVREAIGQDPVLPPVFRDLDKKEKRCELIDADTGSVREYLQKNALA from the coding sequence ATGCAGTACATGAGCACGCGCGGCCGAATCAGCGGCCTGGACTTCAAAGACGCCGTGATGATGGGCCTGGCGGACGATGGCGGGCTGCTTTTGCCGCAGCAAATCCCGGCCCTGAGCCGAGGCGACATCGCCGCATTGACCAGAATGGCCTATCCGGATCTGGCGTTTCGCATTATTTCGCTGTTCGCCGGAAGTATCCCCGCAGCGGACCTGAAACATCTTATCGACAGATCCTACCAGGCCTTTGATCACGACGAAGTAACGCCGGTCGTCCACAAGGACGGCATCTATGTGCTGGAGCTGTTTCACGGTCCGACCCTGGCCTTCAAGGACGTCGCGCTGCAGTTTCTCGGCAACATGTTCGAATACCTTCTCAAGGAACGCGGCGCGCACATGAACATCCTCGGCGCCACCTCCGGAGACACCGGGAGCGCGGCCATTTACGGCGTACGGGGCAAGCAGAACATCAACATCTTCATCCTGCATCCTCATCAAAGGGTTTCGCCGATTCAGGAACTGCAGATGACCACCGTTACCGACCCCAACGTCTTCAATCTCGCGATTCGCGGCACCTTTGACGACGGTCAGCGCATCGTCAAGGAAATCTTCGGCGATCTGGCGTTCAAGAGCCGCATGGCCCTTGGCGCGATCAATTCGATCAATTGGGCCAGGGTGCTCGCGCAGGTCGTCTATTATTTTTACGCCTTTGGACGCGTTCAACGCGCCACAAGCTGCGAGGAAGTCTACTTTTCGGTTCCAACCGGCAACTTCGGCGATATCTTCGCCGGCTATATCGCCAAGCGCATGGGGCTGCCCATCCGCCGGCTGATTCTCGCCACCAACGAAAACGACATCCTGACGCGCTTCATCAACCAGGGCGATTATTCGACCGCCCAGGTGGTGCCGACCCCTTCGCCATCCATGGATATTCAGCTGGCCAGTAATTTTGAACGCTACCTGTTTTACCTTTACGGCCAGAATCCGGGCCGTGTCAATGATGCCATGTCCCGGCTGGCGGCAACAGGCCGTCTGGAATTCACGGCCGAGGAACTGGCTTGCGTCGGCCGGGATTTCATGGCCGGTTCCGCCACCCGCCAGGAAACTCTCGACACCATTCGCGCCTTCCATGCCGCGACGGGCTACATCCTCGATCCGCACACCGCCGTCGGCGTCAAGGTCGGAAAAGAACTGACTGGCGGCGAAGTACCGCTGGTATGCCTGGCAACGGCCCATCCGGCAAAATTCGGCGATGCGGTCAGAGAAGCCATCGGCCAGGATCCCGTACTGCCGCCGGTTTTCCGCGATCTTGACAAAAAGGAAAAACGCTGCGAACTCATCGATGCCGACACCGGGTCCGTCAGGGAGTACCTTCAAAAAAATGCCCTGGCATAA
- a CDS encoding ATP-binding protein — MKSNRIACRFNKPFAFSGTPSMNDSGCQSELGAPGHVLFTEFLDGKGIESAGPLSTKQRLTIQKAFEDYWQVGGFPGANGLDQLQSIKIPQTNWNTNIGRHNISHPRAVIDLAHWLVDNTGSFYVVSHLTGYLKSLGHRVRKSSVVDWLVAFEDAGLLFSVNIFSNSSIRISVNPCNAYSTDHAMVSSVSSGILSSRNSLLKNLLFTKLRRVTPEIFYFKTKTDREVDLVALLPSVPGQKRTILLVQVCASLADHRVRQSEIRSLSEAMVELAVAEGTIVTWRTDETIPVGFGTIQVVPVWRFLLEMDSRT, encoded by the coding sequence ATGAAATCGAACAGAATCGCCTGCCGGTTCAACAAACCATTTGCTTTTTCCGGCACGCCAAGCATGAATGACAGCGGTTGCCAAAGTGAACTGGGAGCACCGGGCCATGTTTTGTTCACAGAGTTCCTCGACGGCAAGGGCATCGAGAGCGCCGGTCCCTTATCCACCAAACAGCGGCTGACCATCCAGAAGGCGTTCGAGGACTATTGGCAGGTCGGCGGCTTCCCCGGCGCGAACGGCCTCGACCAATTGCAGAGCATCAAGATCCCTCAGACCAACTGGAACACCAACATCGGCCGCCACAACATCTCCCACCCTCGGGCGGTGATCGATCTGGCCCACTGGCTGGTGGACAACACCGGCTCTTTCTATGTCGTCAGCCACCTGACCGGCTACCTGAAATCCCTCGGTCACCGGGTGCGCAAAAGCTCGGTGGTCGATTGGCTCGTCGCGTTCGAGGATGCCGGGCTGCTGTTCAGCGTGAACATCTTTTCCAACTCGTCGATCCGCATCAGCGTCAATCCCTGTAATGCCTACTCTACCGACCACGCCATGGTATCCTCGGTCAGCTCCGGCATCCTCAGCAGCCGCAACAGCCTGCTGAAGAATCTGTTGTTCACCAAGCTGCGCCGGGTGACCCCTGAGATTTTCTATTTCAAAACCAAGACGGACCGGGAGGTGGATCTTGTCGCGCTGCTGCCGTCAGTGCCGGGACAAAAACGAACCATACTGCTGGTTCAGGTTTGCGCCTCCCTGGCCGATCACCGCGTCAGGCAGAGCGAAATTCGCTCCCTCTCCGAAGCTATGGTCGAGCTGGCGGTGGCGGAGGGGACCATCGTCACCTGGCGCACCGATGAGACTATCCCCGTGGGCTTCGGCACCATCCAGGTGGTGCCGGTCTGGCGGTTTCTGTTGGAGATGGACTCACGAACCTAA
- a CDS encoding DUF3322 domain-containing protein, whose translation MRWTTSADLKTQVQKLWDRGLLLASVAGEESLFPRRLTLKGPDSRELSERFPEVRDWIAQLSSAAGPYRIEWRSVNHRVLGNNEIPAAIWIDQLSDALGLLGKRRAADQFAALVELTRDKQPELLPWLTRRPLRALELAEDWPRLLDIVGWLAKHPRPAIYLRQIDLPGVHTKLVERHRSVLAELLDLVLPEDSIDRNHTGVGGFCRRYGFLDKPSRVRFRMLDSNVRLLPVEADQDITLTQAAFASLVLPVSKVFITENEINFLAFPAVPDAMVIFGAGYGFDSLAAASWLHEKEIYYWGDIDTHGFAILNQLRGFLPHVVSFLMDLQTLHAHRTLWGVETQPETGTLTRLNSEESALFDQLRQNHWGERVRLEQERIGFNFLRDVLQGL comes from the coding sequence ATGAGGTGGACGACCTCGGCTGATCTCAAAACTCAGGTGCAAAAGCTTTGGGATCGCGGTTTGCTGCTCGCCTCAGTGGCTGGCGAAGAGTCGCTCTTCCCTCGGCGTCTGACCCTCAAAGGCCCTGACTCCCGTGAACTGAGCGAACGGTTTCCCGAGGTGCGGGATTGGATCGCCCAATTGTCCTCAGCCGCCGGTCCCTATCGAATTGAATGGCGCAGCGTCAACCATCGCGTTCTTGGAAACAATGAAATCCCGGCGGCAATCTGGATCGACCAGCTTTCGGACGCTCTTGGACTTCTCGGTAAACGCCGGGCAGCAGATCAGTTTGCTGCGCTGGTTGAACTGACCAGAGACAAACAGCCTGAATTGCTCCCCTGGCTGACAAGGCGGCCGCTACGTGCCTTGGAGTTGGCCGAAGACTGGCCGCGATTATTGGATATTGTCGGCTGGTTGGCGAAACATCCCCGCCCCGCGATTTATCTGCGTCAGATCGATCTGCCGGGTGTCCATACCAAGTTGGTTGAAAGGCATCGCAGCGTTCTGGCGGAATTGCTCGATCTCGTGCTGCCGGAGGATTCTATTGATAGGAATCACACGGGCGTCGGCGGGTTCTGTCGTCGTTATGGTTTTCTGGATAAACCGTCACGGGTGCGTTTTCGGATGCTGGACTCGAATGTCCGGCTGCTGCCAGTGGAAGCCGATCAGGATATCACCCTGACACAGGCAGCCTTCGCTTCACTTGTTTTGCCGGTATCGAAAGTGTTCATCACTGAAAATGAGATCAATTTCCTGGCTTTTCCGGCTGTCCCTGATGCGATGGTGATCTTTGGGGCGGGATACGGATTTGACAGTCTCGCAGCCGCATCCTGGCTGCACGAAAAGGAAATCTACTATTGGGGGGACATCGATACCCACGGTTTTGCTATTCTCAATCAATTGCGCGGGTTCTTGCCTCATGTCGTGTCTTTTCTCATGGACCTGCAGACACTCCATGCCCACAGGACACTCTGGGGAGTTGAAACGCAGCCTGAAACAGGAACTCTTACGCGGTTGAACTCCGAGGAAAGCGCTCTTTTTGATCAGTTGCGCCAGAACCATTGGGGGGAGCGAGTTCGCCTCGAGCAGGAGAGGATTGGGTTTAACTTTCTGCGTGATGTTCTCCAGGGGCTATGA
- a CDS encoding metallophosphoesterase family protein, which yields MVRIGVLSDTHLRHALSGAGFLDTIEKTVFRDVGMILHAGDLVDPSVLCAFYPRTVHAVRGNMDPADVCLPLRKVFEVAGYRFGMMHGWGAPDGLAERILQEFSGDSLDCLVYGHSHMPDCRHLGRLLLFNPGSAISPRGGHRASVGILEVDGSGIRGKILPIDEHCFGPERVKRG from the coding sequence ATGGTCAGAATCGGCGTACTTTCCGACACGCACCTGCGGCACGCCTTGAGCGGTGCCGGTTTTCTGGATACCATCGAAAAAACCGTGTTCCGGGATGTCGGGATGATTCTTCACGCCGGGGATCTGGTCGATCCCTCGGTGCTCTGCGCCTTTTACCCCCGAACGGTGCATGCCGTACGGGGCAATATGGACCCTGCCGATGTCTGCCTGCCGCTGCGCAAGGTGTTCGAGGTTGCCGGATACCGGTTCGGCATGATGCATGGCTGGGGGGCGCCGGACGGACTTGCGGAGCGCATCCTGCAGGAATTTTCCGGAGATTCTCTTGACTGCCTGGTCTACGGGCATTCCCATATGCCGGACTGCCGGCATCTGGGGAGGCTTTTGCTGTTCAATCCCGGCAGTGCCATCAGTCCGCGGGGAGGCCATCGGGCCAGTGTCGGCATACTGGAAGTCGACGGTTCCGGCATTCGCGGGAAGATTCTGCCAATCGACGAGCATTGTTTTGGACCTGAAAGGGTGAAAAGGGGATAA
- a CDS encoding plasmid pRiA4b ORF-3 family protein, producing MNERFYLLKIQLLDIEPSIWRRFVVPASITLDRLHDVIQIVMGWTDSHLHEFTIGNKRYTEYPESKEDGLACGRYRLGDLIKQKGRTFRYLYDFGDGWEHELVLEESRYFNPELRTELACLDGQRACPPEDLGGVPGYFEFLNALKDPNHEEHESYTEWSGGNFDSERFDAESINWELMKYLRWSRDRFQRWGGIE from the coding sequence ATGAACGAGCGATTTTATCTGCTGAAAATACAGCTGCTTGACATCGAACCATCAATCTGGCGTCGTTTTGTTGTGCCCGCCAGCATCACGTTGGACCGGCTGCACGATGTCATCCAGATTGTCATGGGCTGGACCGACAGCCATCTGCACGAGTTTACCATCGGGAACAAACGATACACGGAATACCCTGAATCGAAAGAAGACGGGCTGGCATGCGGCAGGTATCGTCTCGGGGATCTGATCAAGCAGAAAGGGCGCACTTTCCGCTATCTGTATGATTTCGGAGACGGCTGGGAGCATGAACTTGTTCTTGAGGAAAGCCGCTATTTCAATCCTGAACTGAGAACTGAACTGGCCTGCCTTGATGGTCAGCGAGCCTGCCCACCAGAAGATTTGGGCGGGGTGCCCGGTTACTTCGAATTCTTAAATGCCCTGAAAGATCCGAACCACGAGGAACACGAAAGCTATACGGAATGGTCCGGGGGCAACTTTGACAGTGAGCGATTTGATGCCGAATCGATCAACTGGGAGTTGATGAAATACCTCCGCTGGTCTCGGGACAGGTTTCAACGCTGGGGAGGAATCGAATGA
- a CDS encoding ABC transporter ATP-binding protein translates to MGFDNDIAIRVAGLAKRFGVVQALAGVDFNVRSGELYGFLGPNGAGKTTTINILTGLARADAGTIHIGGIDCSNNPRAAQRLVGVVPDESNLYAELSGFDNLCFCAALYGMAKPERRARALRLLEIFDLVKAADRKFGTYSKGMKRKLTIAAGIIHRPAILFLDEPTTGIDVGSARQLRRLIAELNQQGTTIFLTTHYIEEAERLCDRIAFITGGRIVKVDTVDNLLQPVRAKHVLQISLNSDSDVGNLADDLARAFPGLQFFCSQSRVIRVEATVPVHVGPLVRFLEEKEAEVSEVRKIRPSLEDVFVEVTGIGADAMGREKEKKGGGQ, encoded by the coding sequence ATGGGTTTCGATAATGATATTGCCATTCGTGTCGCGGGGCTTGCCAAACGCTTTGGTGTGGTTCAGGCGCTCGCCGGAGTCGATTTCAACGTGCGCAGCGGTGAATTGTATGGCTTCCTGGGGCCCAATGGCGCCGGCAAGACCACGACCATCAACATTCTTACCGGCCTGGCGCGTGCGGATGCCGGTACGATCCACATCGGCGGCATCGATTGTTCGAACAATCCGCGTGCCGCCCAACGTCTTGTCGGGGTGGTTCCTGATGAGAGCAATCTTTATGCGGAACTGAGCGGTTTTGACAATCTGTGTTTCTGCGCGGCCCTGTACGGCATGGCCAAACCGGAACGCCGGGCGAGGGCGCTCCGGTTGCTGGAAATTTTCGATCTGGTGAAAGCGGCCGATCGCAAGTTCGGCACATATTCCAAAGGCATGAAGCGCAAGTTGACCATTGCCGCCGGCATCATTCACCGGCCCGCAATCCTGTTTCTGGACGAGCCCACCACCGGCATCGATGTTGGCAGCGCCCGGCAGTTGCGTCGGTTGATCGCGGAGTTGAACCAACAGGGAACCACTATTTTTCTGACCACCCATTACATCGAGGAAGCGGAGCGACTCTGCGACCGCATCGCTTTTATCACCGGCGGCCGGATCGTCAAGGTCGATACGGTTGACAACCTGTTGCAACCGGTCCGGGCCAAACATGTCCTGCAGATATCCTTGAACTCGGATTCGGACGTGGGCAATCTTGCGGATGATCTGGCCCGGGCGTTTCCCGGCCTGCAATTTTTCTGTTCGCAGTCCCGTGTTATTCGCGTGGAAGCCACCGTCCCTGTGCATGTCGGCCCCCTGGTACGCTTTCTGGAGGAAAAAGAAGCCGAAGTGTCGGAAGTCCGGAAAATCAGGCCGAGCCTCGAAGACGTATTTGTGGAGGTCACCGGCATCGGCGCCGATGCCATGGGCAGGGAAAAGGAGAAAAAAGGAGGTGGGCAATGA
- a CDS encoding calcium/sodium antiporter, with the protein MPLAFIAVIFGLALLVWSADRFVEGSASTARHFGMPPLLIGMVIVGFGTSAPEMVVSALAASQGNPGIALGNAYGSNITNIALILGVTALISPIAVHSQVLRRELPILTVVTALAAWQLWDGKITRLDANVLLTVFGGLMAWTIWQGLRKKEDALGSEMEQELDVRAMPIRRAVFWLVVGLALLIVSSRILVWGAVEIAHGFGVSDLIIGLTIVAVGTSLPELASSIIAARKGEHDIGLGNILGSNLFNTLAVVGIAGTIHPLAVGPEVFNRDMLVMAALTLSLFVIGYGFRGPGRINRIEGAVLLVCYMGYTVYLISTVFGGQA; encoded by the coding sequence ATGCCCCTTGCCTTTATTGCCGTAATCTTTGGTTTGGCGCTTCTTGTCTGGAGCGCTGACCGCTTTGTGGAGGGATCGGCCTCCACCGCTCGCCATTTCGGCATGCCGCCGCTCTTGATCGGCATGGTGATTGTTGGGTTCGGTACATCTGCGCCGGAGATGGTGGTGTCGGCACTGGCCGCCTCGCAGGGCAATCCGGGCATCGCGCTGGGGAACGCCTACGGCTCGAACATCACCAACATCGCCCTGATCCTGGGGGTGACGGCCTTGATCAGCCCCATCGCCGTCCATTCGCAGGTTCTGCGCAGGGAACTGCCCATCCTCACGGTGGTGACCGCCCTGGCGGCCTGGCAACTCTGGGATGGCAAAATCACCCGGCTTGATGCCAACGTGTTGCTGACCGTGTTCGGCGGCCTGATGGCCTGGACCATCTGGCAGGGGTTGCGGAAAAAGGAGGATGCGCTGGGAAGCGAGATGGAGCAGGAACTGGACGTTCGCGCCATGCCCATCCGCCGTGCGGTCTTCTGGCTGGTGGTGGGGCTGGCGCTTTTGATTGTCAGCTCCCGCATCCTGGTCTGGGGCGCGGTGGAGATCGCTCATGGGTTCGGGGTCAGCGACCTGATCATCGGCCTGACCATCGTTGCGGTCGGCACCTCGCTACCGGAACTGGCCTCTTCAATCATTGCAGCCAGAAAGGGCGAACACGATATTGGTCTCGGTAATATTCTCGGCTCCAACCTGTTCAACACCCTGGCGGTGGTGGGGATCGCCGGTACGATTCATCCGCTGGCGGTGGGGCCGGAAGTCTTCAATCGGGACATGCTGGTCATGGCCGCACTGACCCTGTCGCTATTCGTGATCGGCTATGGATTCCGGGGACCAGGACGTATCAACCGCATCGAGGGCGCGGTGCTGCTGGTCTGTTACATGGGCTATACGGTCTACCTGATCAGCACGGTTTTTGGCGGGCAGGCATAG